A DNA window from Rhizobium sp. NXC14 contains the following coding sequences:
- a CDS encoding sugar transferase → MTWEAHSFETWSRVERTAKGGELRESQPRSVGRSAKRAIDLVVAITALVLLSPLLLIVALIVKLSDRGPVLYSHTRIGFGGAPFGCMKFRTMKTDASVQLAELLQNNPAARSEWEATRKLKNDPRITAVGDILRRSSIDELPQLINIVRGEMSLVGPRPVTAEELPRYGEHMWAYMAVRPGLTGQWQTSGRNDVSYDYRVSLDVHYLNNWSLARDFVIIAKTIPALFSQRGSY, encoded by the coding sequence ATGACATGGGAAGCACACAGTTTTGAGACCTGGTCGCGCGTCGAACGGACGGCAAAGGGCGGCGAGTTACGGGAGTCCCAGCCTCGCTCAGTGGGCAGGTCGGCGAAGCGAGCTATCGACCTTGTTGTCGCGATCACCGCGCTGGTCTTGCTCTCCCCGCTTCTGCTGATCGTGGCATTGATCGTGAAACTGTCCGACCGCGGCCCCGTCTTGTATTCCCATACACGCATTGGCTTCGGCGGCGCGCCCTTCGGATGCATGAAGTTCCGGACAATGAAGACCGATGCGAGCGTTCAGCTTGCCGAACTGCTGCAGAACAACCCGGCGGCCCGCAGCGAATGGGAAGCAACGCGCAAGCTGAAGAACGATCCGAGGATTACCGCAGTCGGCGATATCCTCAGGCGCTCGAGCATCGACGAGCTTCCCCAGCTGATCAATATCGTGCGCGGCGAAATGAGCCTCGTCGGACCCCGCCCGGTCACAGCCGAGGAATTGCCGCGCTACGGCGAACATATGTGGGCCTATATGGCAGTCCGTCCGGGACTGACCGGTCAATGGCAAACCAGCGGGCGCAACGACGTCAGTTACGACTACAGGGTTTCTCTCGACGTCCACTATCTCAACAATTGGTCGCTCGCTCGAGACTTCGTCATCATCGCCAAGACCATTCCTGCGCTGTTTTCCCAGCGCGGATCGTACTGA
- a CDS encoding tyrosine-protein kinase domain-containing protein, with the protein MTSSTIFSGVSSISLPAAATGGGNSPLTLRDMLFFLKMRWHWIVVTTIAFLAIAGIYLLTAEPTFVASTQLVIFPQVSGSEAQRAFAEDAFIEGQLEIARSSDVVGGTVAALGLVHDLEFVDQTPSLQDRAKNWLMGLSSQADIPSQDTAGKGASEAQPRTEEERLQDWATAKLLNMIDIRRIGNSMIIEISAAASNPQKAVDIADTLARQYIQKNIAMKANAARQYSDWLAKFIAEQQRGLADTASALASFTSNPRDQAKLAELQSATDARRTLYESTLNQLTEARQRITYPISDATIVSQATLPLSKARPRSTLIAAFAAVVGLGAGLALAMIRHASDRRLVRPHQITETCGLPFVTVLATSKRIGNGDPARFPAGTDSSRAAYPPIPGMAELSATVVGLRRKRRIVIGVVAVNPGSGTSTIASDLAVLSSVSGAKTLLIDAAAHKSSLSNALAPHSSSGLVDVLDNGDLIQTAALPLTPTLKFLPLGKVDTVTPAIRLSSRRTQLSFAELKKQFDAIFVDISAFSTSPDANAIAPELDGVLVVASYGRTSIDDAMRVIDTMRNVGAEILGAIINHAPKSMQS; encoded by the coding sequence ATGACCTCCAGCACGATCTTCAGCGGTGTCTCTTCCATATCCCTGCCTGCAGCAGCCACAGGCGGCGGGAATTCGCCGCTGACGCTGCGGGATATGCTCTTCTTCTTGAAAATGCGCTGGCATTGGATCGTCGTGACCACCATCGCTTTCCTGGCGATCGCCGGAATCTACCTGCTGACAGCCGAACCGACTTTCGTTGCCAGCACGCAGCTGGTGATCTTCCCCCAGGTGAGCGGCTCTGAAGCACAGAGGGCGTTCGCGGAAGATGCATTCATTGAAGGACAGCTGGAGATCGCCAGATCGAGCGATGTCGTCGGCGGAACGGTCGCAGCACTTGGTCTTGTTCACGACCTGGAGTTTGTCGATCAGACGCCTTCCCTGCAGGACAGAGCGAAGAATTGGTTGATGGGGCTTTCATCGCAAGCGGATATTCCATCGCAGGATACGGCGGGCAAGGGAGCGAGCGAAGCGCAACCGCGGACAGAGGAGGAACGGCTCCAGGACTGGGCAACCGCCAAACTGCTGAACATGATAGACATCCGACGGATCGGAAACTCGATGATCATCGAGATATCAGCTGCGGCATCCAACCCTCAGAAGGCCGTCGACATCGCCGACACGCTTGCCAGACAGTATATCCAGAAGAATATCGCAATGAAAGCCAACGCCGCCCGCCAATACAGCGACTGGCTGGCGAAATTCATAGCCGAGCAACAGCGAGGGCTGGCGGATACCGCCAGCGCCCTCGCCAGTTTCACGAGCAATCCACGCGACCAGGCCAAGCTTGCGGAGCTACAGAGCGCGACGGATGCCCGCCGGACCCTTTATGAAAGCACCTTGAACCAGCTGACCGAAGCCAGGCAACGCATCACTTATCCGATCTCCGATGCGACGATCGTCTCGCAGGCCACGCTGCCTCTTTCGAAGGCGAGACCACGCAGCACGCTCATCGCAGCCTTTGCGGCGGTTGTCGGCCTCGGTGCCGGTCTCGCACTCGCGATGATAAGGCACGCCAGCGACCGCCGGCTCGTCCGCCCGCATCAGATCACGGAAACCTGCGGTCTGCCCTTCGTCACAGTGCTGGCGACATCGAAAAGGATAGGGAACGGCGACCCGGCTCGTTTCCCCGCCGGGACGGACAGCAGCAGAGCCGCCTACCCCCCTATTCCTGGCATGGCGGAGCTGAGCGCAACGGTCGTCGGACTTCGGCGCAAGCGCCGGATCGTCATCGGAGTGGTCGCCGTCAATCCAGGCAGCGGAACATCGACCATCGCAAGTGATCTTGCTGTGCTGTCATCGGTATCTGGAGCGAAAACACTTTTGATTGATGCGGCCGCGCATAAATCATCGCTGAGCAACGCGCTCGCGCCTCATAGTTCCAGCGGTCTCGTCGATGTCCTCGACAATGGCGACCTCATTCAGACGGCCGCCTTGCCGCTCACCCCGACGCTGAAGTTCCTGCCGCTCGGCAAGGTGGATACCGTAACACCGGCCATTCGCCTGAGTTCCCGCCGCACGCAATTGAGCTTCGCCGAGCTGAAAAAGCAGTTCGACGCCATATTCGTCGACATTTCCGCCTTCTCCACGTCACCGGATGCCAACGCCATCGCGCCGGAGCTGGACGGCGTCTTGGTTGTCGCCTCGTACGGACGCACATCGATCGACGACGCCATGCGCGTCATCGACACGATGCGGAACGTCGGCGCGGAGATCCTCGGCGCAATCATCAATCACGCCCCGAAGAGCATGCAGTCATGA
- a CDS encoding glycosyltransferase, which yields MTARSAETSRQGYRIAPTTVSHDTEAITSQPLRIAIGIASAGRPSILLETIEYLAGLPDQPQRLIVCVPGIDDAAGLAGRLDVEVIVGSRGLTSQRNSIIRAAAVDTDVLIFLDDDFIPAATFLSRMMAVFATKPDVAIATGEVLADGVLDGGLDMSKALQVLHTAGEGSERVTDVYNAYGCNMAVRLAPVLEHALAFDEQLPLYGWLEDVDFSRSIARYGRSVRVEGARGVHLGVRSGRQPGRRLGYSQVANPIYLIRKGTMSKTRAIAQIGRNILANALGIVFNDRLVDRWGRLNGNLLAIADLLAARSAPSRILEFGNPPSRAMASPPIATKRR from the coding sequence ATGACCGCCCGTTCGGCAGAAACGTCCAGGCAGGGCTACCGGATCGCACCGACGACTGTTTCCCACGACACGGAAGCAATAACGAGCCAACCGTTGCGGATTGCCATCGGAATTGCTTCGGCGGGGCGCCCTTCGATCCTGCTGGAAACGATCGAATATCTCGCCGGCCTGCCGGATCAGCCGCAGCGGTTAATCGTCTGCGTGCCGGGGATCGACGACGCCGCCGGGCTCGCCGGCCGCCTCGACGTGGAAGTCATTGTCGGCAGTCGTGGCCTGACCTCCCAGCGCAACAGCATCATCCGGGCAGCCGCGGTCGATACGGATGTCTTGATCTTCCTGGACGACGATTTCATTCCCGCGGCAACCTTCCTGTCACGAATGATGGCCGTCTTTGCAACAAAGCCTGACGTTGCGATCGCCACCGGCGAAGTCCTGGCGGACGGCGTCCTTGATGGGGGGCTCGACATGTCGAAGGCCCTGCAGGTTCTTCACACCGCCGGCGAAGGGTCCGAGCGGGTTACGGATGTCTATAATGCATACGGGTGCAATATGGCGGTTCGCTTGGCCCCCGTCCTCGAACACGCACTAGCGTTTGACGAGCAACTGCCGCTCTATGGCTGGCTTGAGGACGTCGATTTCAGCAGGTCCATTGCCCGCTACGGCAGATCCGTGCGCGTTGAAGGCGCTCGCGGAGTGCATCTCGGCGTTAGATCCGGGCGGCAGCCTGGCCGGAGACTCGGCTATTCGCAGGTTGCCAATCCTATCTACCTGATCCGCAAGGGCACGATGTCGAAGACCCGCGCGATAGCGCAGATCGGCCGCAACATCCTGGCGAACGCATTGGGCATAGTGTTCAACGATCGCTTGGTCGACCGATGGGGCCGTCTGAACGGCAATTTGCTGGCGATCGCCGATCTTCTTGCCGCGCGCTCCGCACCGTCCCGCATTCTCGAATTCGGCAATCCGCCGTCCCGCGCAATGGCGTCGCCGCCTATCGCAACGAAACGGAGATAG